One segment of Pseudobythopirellula maris DNA contains the following:
- a CDS encoding anthranilate synthase component I family protein has translation MSHAVAQELDSALQPCDVLRAFGSLPGLVFFDSAAQGETARYSFVAADPYEWSTLGAADADRHGARWLAALERRLAEQRCETIAGLPPWQGGAAGLLGYDLGRAFERIPKARWNEFQTPAAAVGQYDVVLAFDHQRQRAWIISQGAPEKTPGARRRRARRRLEQFLGLLKRGPQATAAHAAPRELHVEQLAPCYETPADGVLSNFSRDGYLAAVRRAVDHIHAGDVFQVNLSQRLLKRAPSESPVDVYLSLRERNPAPMAGYLDGGDWQLMSASPERFVRVGERQVEARPIKGTRPRGSNDAADERLANELRSSEKDRAENVMIVDLMRNDLSRVCTDESVEVPVLWGVERFAHVQHLVSVVTGELRAGQGALDLVRAAFPGGSVTGAPKIRSCELIAELEPTARGAYCGSLFYHGFDGAMDSSILIRTVTRTKGWLQAPVGGGVVADSDPQAEYEETWHKASGLF, from the coding sequence ATGAGCCACGCCGTCGCCCAAGAGCTCGATTCTGCATTGCAACCTTGCGACGTGCTGCGCGCGTTCGGCAGCCTGCCGGGGCTCGTTTTCTTCGACAGCGCCGCGCAAGGCGAGACGGCCCGCTATTCGTTCGTCGCCGCCGACCCGTACGAGTGGAGCACGCTGGGCGCTGCCGACGCCGATCGCCACGGCGCCCGCTGGCTGGCCGCCCTCGAGCGGCGTCTCGCCGAGCAACGCTGCGAAACGATCGCCGGCCTGCCGCCGTGGCAGGGGGGCGCCGCGGGGCTGCTGGGGTACGATCTGGGGCGCGCTTTTGAACGCATCCCCAAGGCGCGCTGGAACGAGTTCCAAACCCCTGCTGCGGCGGTTGGCCAGTACGATGTCGTGTTGGCCTTTGATCACCAACGGCAGCGCGCTTGGATCATTTCGCAAGGGGCGCCCGAGAAGACACCCGGCGCTCGCCGCCGTCGCGCTCGCCGGCGGTTGGAGCAGTTTCTCGGTCTGCTGAAGCGAGGCCCTCAAGCGACAGCCGCACACGCCGCGCCGCGCGAGTTGCATGTCGAGCAACTCGCTCCATGCTACGAGACGCCCGCCGACGGTGTGCTGAGTAACTTCTCACGCGATGGTTACCTCGCCGCGGTGCGTCGCGCCGTCGACCACATCCACGCGGGCGACGTGTTCCAGGTGAACCTCTCGCAGCGGCTCCTTAAACGGGCGCCCAGTGAGTCGCCCGTCGACGTGTACCTGAGCCTCCGCGAGCGCAACCCGGCGCCGATGGCCGGCTACCTCGACGGCGGCGATTGGCAACTGATGAGCGCCTCGCCCGAGCGGTTCGTTCGTGTCGGGGAGCGGCAGGTCGAGGCTCGCCCTATCAAGGGGACCCGTCCCCGCGGCAGTAACGACGCGGCCGATGAACGTTTAGCCAACGAGCTGCGCTCGTCCGAGAAGGACCGCGCCGAGAACGTGATGATCGTCGACCTGATGCGCAACGACCTGTCGCGCGTTTGCACGGACGAATCGGTCGAGGTCCCGGTGCTGTGGGGCGTCGAGCGTTTCGCCCACGTGCAGCACCTGGTGTCGGTGGTCACCGGCGAGCTGCGAGCGGGGCAGGGGGCCTTGGATCTCGTCCGCGCGGCCTTCCCCGGCGGCTCGGTGACCGGGGCGCCGAAGATCCGCTCTTGCGAGCTGATCGCCGAACTCGAGCCGACCGCCCGCGGCGCCTACTGCGGCTCGCTTTTTTACCACGGCTTCGACGGCGCGATGGACTCGAGCATCCTCATACGCACCGTCACCCGAACGAAGGGCTGGCTGCAAGCGCCCGTGGGGGGCGGCGTGGTAGCCGACTCCGACCCGCAGGCCGAATACGAAGAGACGTGGCACAAAGCCAGCGGGCTCTTCTAA
- a CDS encoding ACP S-malonyltransferase: protein MHDGLLNAHAGSAAYAFRGYNVTNLGRTPELLACPPYRAIVERCLRQAGEACSEATGQRVDLVNRVVRREEADLPHYAEAVAIVFAAELAQIELLREAHGVDFRDGKLALGYSLGELAALACAGAASPETVLSIPLAMAADCASLAGGSEMGVVFSRGEALDENAVGLLCEEVTADGAGTVAISAVLSPNTLLVIGQGQTIAALKGRLRDRFARRVNLRLNDSSWPPLHTPIVRQKHVPDRASLMIERLKLCDTQLRPRIVSLVTGQTAYHDGRTRQLLRDWVDHPQRLWDGVRCVLSSGAGVLVHVGPEPNLIPATFRRLAENVRQQTSAWSLSGMGMRAIERATRRPWLGAMLPVSTSLLRAPNLKHVVLEDWLLEHAPG from the coding sequence ATGCACGACGGCCTGCTCAACGCTCACGCCGGCTCGGCCGCCTACGCGTTCCGTGGCTACAACGTGACGAACCTCGGCCGCACCCCCGAGCTGCTGGCCTGCCCGCCGTACCGGGCGATCGTCGAGCGTTGCCTGCGGCAAGCGGGCGAAGCGTGTTCCGAGGCGACCGGCCAGCGCGTTGACCTCGTTAATCGTGTCGTGCGGCGTGAGGAGGCCGACCTGCCGCACTACGCCGAGGCGGTGGCGATCGTGTTCGCCGCCGAGCTGGCGCAGATCGAACTGCTGCGCGAAGCGCACGGCGTCGACTTTCGCGACGGCAAGCTCGCGCTCGGCTACAGCCTGGGCGAACTGGCGGCGCTGGCCTGTGCGGGCGCGGCGTCGCCCGAGACGGTGCTCAGCATCCCGCTAGCGATGGCCGCCGACTGCGCTTCGCTCGCCGGCGGTTCCGAGATGGGAGTCGTTTTCTCACGAGGCGAAGCGCTCGACGAGAACGCCGTCGGCCTGCTATGCGAAGAGGTGACCGCCGACGGCGCGGGGACGGTCGCCATCTCGGCGGTGCTCTCGCCCAATACGCTGCTGGTGATCGGCCAAGGCCAGACGATTGCCGCTTTAAAGGGCCGGCTGCGGGATCGCTTCGCGCGACGCGTGAACCTGCGGCTGAACGACTCGAGCTGGCCGCCTCTGCACACGCCTATCGTCCGCCAGAAGCACGTGCCCGATCGCGCATCGCTGATGATCGAGCGGCTGAAGCTTTGCGACACGCAACTGCGGCCGCGCATCGTCTCGCTGGTGACGGGCCAAACGGCCTACCACGACGGGCGGACCCGCCAGCTGCTGCGTGACTGGGTCGACCACCCGCAGCGGCTGTGGGACGGCGTGCGTTGCGTGCTTAGCAGCGGGGCCGGGGTGCTTGTGCACGTCGGTCCCGAGCCGAACCTGATCCCGGCGACGTTCCGGCGTTTGGCCGAGAACGTGCGGCAACAGACGAGCGCCTGGTCGCTGAGCGGCATGGGCATGCGGGCGATCGAACGGGCGACCCGCCGCCCCTGGTTGGGCGCCATGTTGCCGGTCTCCACGAGCCTGCTGCGGGCTCCCAACCTCAAGCACGTGGTCCTCGAAGATTGGCTGCTGGAGCACGCGCCGGGCTAG
- a CDS encoding CBS domain-containing protein — protein MLTAKDIMTPSLTTIGPQNTIHDAIEKLVEHGYSGLPVTDDQGQLVGIVTEFAMLALAYDQSITRQTVAQHMTCEVITVDYDTPVNRIADLCIVNRVRRLPVLKDGKLVGLVARRDVLKALHEAEAPAGAC, from the coding sequence ATGCTGACAGCCAAAGACATCATGACCCCGTCGCTGACCACGATCGGGCCGCAAAACACGATCCACGACGCGATCGAGAAGCTGGTCGAGCACGGCTACAGTGGCCTGCCCGTGACGGACGACCAGGGCCAGCTGGTGGGGATTGTGACGGAATTCGCCATGCTGGCGTTGGCTTACGACCAAAGCATCACGCGCCAGACCGTTGCGCAGCACATGACTTGCGAGGTCATCACGGTCGACTACGACACGCCGGTCAACCGCATCGCCGACCTCTGCATCGTCAACCGCGTGCGTCGATTGCCGGTTCTCAAAGACGGCAAGCTCGTTGGCTTGGTCGCGCGACGCGACGTTCTCAAGGCGCTCCACGAGGCCGAGGCGCCGGCCGGCGCCTGCTGA
- a CDS encoding response regulator produces MGEAKQILLVEEDPTLREITAFRLELLGYVVESRGSAEEALLAIQEGLPDAVVVGHYLPDIDGMELIDRLSNDLRTGDVPVMMLSPNAELDDVQRAFNAGADDYLVVPFDPIVLEQKLLRLTSTTA; encoded by the coding sequence ATGGGCGAAGCGAAGCAAATCCTGCTGGTCGAAGAAGACCCGACGCTGCGCGAAATCACCGCGTTCCGCCTCGAGCTGCTCGGCTACGTGGTCGAGAGCCGCGGCAGCGCCGAAGAGGCGTTGCTGGCGATCCAAGAGGGCCTGCCCGACGCGGTCGTCGTCGGCCACTACCTGCCAGACATCGACGGCATGGAGTTGATCGACCGGCTGAGCAATGACCTGCGAACCGGCGACGTGCCGGTGATGATGCTCTCGCCCAACGCCGAGTTGGACGACGTGCAGCGCGCCTTCAACGCCGGGGCCGACGACTACCTGGTGGTGCCTTTCGACCCGATCGTTCTTGAACAGAAGCTGCTGCGACTCACGTCGACTACCGCCTAA
- a CDS encoding GspE/PulE family protein, which translates to MARLGDILVRKGLVTQAQLEAALASQGSERGMLGQILLRRSLISLDQLGDALAEQYGVPYLDLVPQAVNPQVARLLPEDLARTRCCVPVGVSGGELRLAMVMPDDIDTICETELITGYQVRPMVALETAVNAALDRGFDDRLVARQTIVDMKMADLESAEHLTDVDTAAPVVAEEEQAPVVRLVRSILMGAINANCSDIHLEPHTPEMRVRYRVDGELQAVMTIPNHTEEAVVARIKVMADMDTTENRRPQDGRLTITEAGSNVNFRVSTIPTVGGEKVVMRLLDEGGRSFDLESLGLGARDLKAVNRLIAKPHGMIVVTGPTGSGKSTTMYAVLSKLNAVSRNIVTVEDPVEYRLSGVNQVASDNDHGLGFANALKYIMRQDPDVVMVGEIRDHETATTAVQASLTGHLLISTLHTNDAIGAVARLGDLGIDNFKIGGALLGSVAQRLLRSICPACKEPVEPNESLLKSLSHNTKVPADAVFFRGRGCKKCLGTGYMGRIPIYEIMEMSPALAEAVEKGMPATQLRQIARGEGMVELAQAGMEQVLAGKTTLEEVFYKISS; encoded by the coding sequence ATGGCCCGGCTCGGCGACATCCTGGTGCGAAAAGGCCTGGTCACTCAGGCCCAACTCGAAGCGGCGCTCGCCTCGCAAGGCTCGGAGCGCGGCATGCTCGGCCAGATCTTGCTGCGCCGCAGCCTGATCTCACTCGACCAACTCGGCGACGCGCTGGCCGAGCAGTACGGCGTTCCCTACCTCGACCTCGTGCCGCAGGCCGTCAACCCGCAGGTCGCCCGGTTGCTCCCCGAAGACCTGGCCCGCACACGTTGCTGCGTGCCGGTCGGTGTGAGCGGCGGCGAGCTGCGGCTCGCCATGGTCATGCCGGACGACATCGACACGATCTGCGAGACCGAGCTGATCACCGGCTACCAAGTGCGGCCGATGGTCGCGTTGGAGACAGCCGTCAACGCGGCGCTCGACCGCGGTTTTGACGACCGGCTGGTGGCCCGGCAGACGATCGTCGACATGAAGATGGCCGACCTCGAATCGGCCGAGCACCTCACCGACGTCGACACCGCCGCCCCGGTGGTCGCCGAAGAAGAACAGGCGCCGGTGGTGCGGCTCGTGCGATCGATCTTGATGGGCGCCATCAACGCCAACTGCAGCGACATCCACCTCGAACCGCACACGCCCGAGATGCGGGTCCGCTATCGTGTTGACGGCGAGTTGCAAGCGGTCATGACGATCCCGAACCACACCGAAGAGGCGGTCGTCGCGCGCATCAAGGTGATGGCCGACATGGACACGACCGAGAACCGCCGCCCGCAAGACGGCCGGCTGACAATCACCGAGGCGGGCTCGAACGTCAACTTCCGGGTGAGCACCATCCCCACGGTGGGCGGCGAGAAGGTCGTCATGCGACTGCTCGACGAGGGGGGACGCAGCTTCGATCTCGAATCGTTGGGCCTTGGCGCCCGCGATCTCAAGGCGGTCAACCGCCTGATCGCCAAGCCGCACGGCATGATCGTGGTGACCGGTCCCACGGGCTCGGGCAAGTCAACGACCATGTACGCCGTGCTCTCGAAGCTCAACGCCGTGAGCCGCAACATCGTCACGGTGGAGGACCCGGTCGAGTACCGGCTGAGCGGCGTCAATCAGGTCGCGTCGGACAACGACCACGGTCTCGGGTTCGCCAACGCGCTGAAGTACATCATGCGTCAGGACCCCGACGTGGTGATGGTCGGCGAGATCCGTGACCACGAGACCGCCACGACCGCCGTGCAGGCGTCGCTCACCGGCCACCTGCTCATCAGCACGCTGCACACGAACGACGCCATCGGCGCCGTCGCCCGGTTGGGCGACCTGGGGATCGACAACTTCAAGATCGGCGGCGCCTTGCTGGGCTCGGTCGCCCAACGGCTGCTGCGATCGATTTGCCCGGCGTGCAAAGAGCCGGTCGAGCCTAACGAGTCGCTGCTCAAATCGCTCTCGCACAACACCAAAGTGCCCGCGGACGCCGTCTTCTTCCGCGGCCGCGGCTGCAAGAAGTGCTTGGGCACGGGCTACATGGGGCGGATCCCGATCTACGAGATCATGGAAATGAGCCCGGCTCTGGCCGAGGCGGTCGAGAAGGGTATGCCGGCGACGCAACTCCGCCAGATCGCCCGCGGCGAGGGCATGGTCGAGTTGGCCCAGGCCGGCATGGAGCAGGTGCTCGCCGGCAAGACCACCCTCGAAGAAGTCTTCTACAAGATCAGCAGCTAA
- a CDS encoding type II secretion system F family protein produces the protein MRSIATKKRLNTLGAGPAGREAADLFARLKGLSLRRSEKLSRDEVTYFFSSLATLIGNGVPLAKALTAIEQEKSLERRKAIFAKIRRQIEAGGSFSQALQTADESFDSIVLSQVRVGERAGALAECLANIAEQRKQAGRLREEVLKKLAYPVTLAVIGSGVVAFLLAYVVPVFEETYRKSQVPLPWITRFLIQIGSVVQTYWWAVLLAVATSFLVFGALRRREALARAMDDRILRLPLLGPWIRDAALLQLMDVLGNLMGAGFTLAEALREASDSVSNRAMKAGAVDLQRAVQRGERFSRQVETHAALFPPMVSQLIIVGEQTGNLVRATSHVREHLRHEIERKSTIAVGVIEPVLTIGLASAVAAILLAIYLPMFDMINTVG, from the coding sequence GTGCGATCGATCGCCACTAAAAAACGACTCAACACCCTCGGCGCCGGCCCCGCCGGACGCGAGGCGGCGGACTTGTTCGCTCGCCTGAAGGGTCTCTCGTTGCGCCGCTCGGAGAAGCTCTCACGCGACGAGGTGACGTACTTTTTCAGCAGCCTCGCGACTCTGATCGGCAACGGTGTGCCGCTCGCCAAGGCGCTCACCGCCATAGAGCAGGAGAAGAGTCTCGAGCGACGCAAGGCGATCTTTGCGAAGATCCGCCGGCAGATCGAGGCGGGCGGGTCGTTCAGCCAAGCCTTGCAAACGGCCGACGAGTCGTTCGATTCGATCGTGCTCAGCCAGGTCCGTGTGGGCGAGCGCGCCGGCGCCCTGGCCGAGTGCCTCGCCAACATCGCCGAACAACGCAAGCAAGCGGGCCGCCTACGCGAAGAAGTGCTCAAGAAGCTCGCCTACCCGGTCACCCTGGCGGTGATCGGCTCGGGCGTGGTGGCGTTCTTGCTGGCGTACGTGGTGCCGGTCTTCGAAGAGACTTACCGCAAGTCGCAAGTCCCGTTGCCGTGGATCACGCGGTTTTTGATCCAGATCGGCTCGGTGGTCCAGACTTACTGGTGGGCCGTGCTGCTCGCTGTCGCCACGAGCTTCCTCGTATTCGGGGCGCTCCGACGCAGGGAGGCGCTCGCCCGCGCCATGGACGACCGCATCTTGCGTCTGCCGCTCCTCGGGCCGTGGATCCGCGACGCCGCGTTGCTGCAGCTGATGGACGTGCTCGGCAACCTGATGGGCGCCGGCTTCACGCTGGCCGAGGCCTTGCGCGAGGCGAGCGACTCGGTCAGCAACCGAGCGATGAAGGCGGGCGCCGTCGACCTGCAACGCGCCGTGCAACGCGGCGAGCGGTTCAGTCGGCAGGTCGAGACCCACGCCGCGCTCTTCCCGCCGATGGTCAGCCAGCTGATCATCGTCGGCGAGCAGACCGGCAACCTGGTGCGTGCGACCTCGCACGTGCGTGAACACCTGCGGCACGAGATCGAGCGCAAGAGCACGATCGCGGTCGGCGTGATCGAGCCGGTCTTGACGATCGGCCTGGCGTCGGCCGTCGCGGCGATCCTGCTGGCGATCTACTTGCCCATGTTCGACATGATCAACACGGTTGGATAA
- a CDS encoding prepilin-type N-terminal cleavage/methylation domain-containing protein, which yields MSPSHTSRGAFSLLELMAVVVVLGVLAAIIVPRVSIHVDNSQATVCHVNKRLVESQAHLWWFHNDEFPLSDLSDIEVDPDYFPEGIPTCPIDGTSYTIDTNTGLVNGHNH from the coding sequence ATGAGCCCTTCCCATACTAGCCGCGGCGCCTTCTCGCTGCTCGAGCTGATGGCGGTGGTCGTCGTGCTGGGCGTGCTCGCCGCGATCATCGTGCCGCGTGTCTCGATCCACGTCGACAATTCCCAGGCCACCGTCTGCCACGTGAACAAGCGCCTCGTCGAGTCGCAGGCTCATTTGTGGTGGTTCCACAACGATGAGTTCCCGCTCAGCGATTTGTCAGACATCGAAGTCGATCCCGATTATTTCCCCGAGGGGATCCCCACATGCCCGATAGACGGCACAAGCTACACAATCGACACCAATACGGGCCTCGTGAACGGGCACAATCACTAA
- a CDS encoding competence type IV pilus major pilin ComGC codes for MATRKNKGRGGFSLMELLAVVTILGVIAAIVVPRVTVSTTTAKEKVDAHNRATLNSAIERYYIATNDWPSANLTELNTTDYFPDGLPENPLNASAPYAMDATSKRIAP; via the coding sequence ATGGCTACACGTAAGAATAAAGGACGCGGCGGCTTCTCGCTCATGGAACTGTTGGCCGTGGTCACGATCCTGGGCGTCATCGCCGCGATCGTCGTGCCCCGCGTCACGGTCTCCACGACGACGGCCAAAGAGAAGGTCGACGCCCACAACCGGGCGACCCTGAACTCGGCGATCGAGCGTTACTACATCGCCACCAACGACTGGCCCTCGGCAAACTTGACCGAGCTGAACACGACGGACTACTTCCCCGACGGCCTGCCGGAGAACCCGCTGAACGCCAGCGCCCCGTACGCGATGGACGCCACCTCGAAGCGCATCGCTCCGTGA
- a CDS encoding pilus assembly FimT family protein, producing MIQSIPTARHRQRWRAFSLLELTATVAVIGLVATMALQRYGSTTLGTTRAEGYTRRLVLDLRQAQRRAIATGDDHYVAFASDSGEIVSHTLMRDLPGGDAAADETVAVPQGVTVTSADTAWTYDFEGAVSGSSGGSTVRVDSSTAYWVITLYQATGALRSQRFAP from the coding sequence ATGATTCAATCGATACCCACAGCACGCCACCGCCAGCGGTGGCGTGCTTTTTCGTTGCTGGAGCTCACCGCCACGGTCGCGGTCATCGGCCTGGTCGCCACGATGGCGCTGCAGCGATACGGCAGCACGACCCTCGGCACGACCCGAGCCGAGGGCTACACCCGGCGGCTGGTGCTCGACCTGCGCCAGGCTCAGCGGCGGGCGATCGCCACCGGCGATGACCACTACGTGGCTTTCGCCAGCGACAGCGGCGAGATCGTCTCGCACACGCTGATGCGCGACCTGCCCGGCGGCGACGCCGCGGCCGACGAAACGGTCGCCGTCCCCCAGGGGGTGACCGTCACCTCGGCCGACACGGCCTGGACCTACGACTTCGAGGGGGCCGTGAGCGGGTCTTCCGGCGGTTCGACGGTGCGCGTCGACAGCTCCACCGCCTACTGGGTGATCACCCTGTACCAGGCGACCGGCGCCCTCCGGTCGCAACGGTTTGCGCCGTGA
- a CDS encoding type IV pilus modification PilV family protein encodes MHRRPPNRTGFSLIEVVAATALVGGTLVATLELLQSGMLLSKELDRQRAMVTLAVSTMEAQMVEAASDWTEGTFTGDYATEGYPEVRYTAIRSDSAGYHGIPDRLMVLAVYVYHDENGNNSMDSNERQLMLATQVAKLFTYENAVHG; translated from the coding sequence ATGCATCGCCGCCCCCCAAATAGAACGGGCTTCTCGCTCATCGAGGTCGTGGCCGCCACGGCGCTCGTGGGGGGCACGCTTGTCGCCACACTCGAGCTGCTCCAGAGTGGGATGCTGCTCAGCAAGGAACTCGATCGGCAACGGGCGATGGTCACCCTGGCGGTGAGCACAATGGAGGCCCAGATGGTCGAGGCCGCGAGCGATTGGACCGAAGGAACCTTCACCGGCGACTACGCGACCGAGGGCTACCCCGAGGTCCGATACACGGCGATCCGCAGCGACAGCGCCGGCTACCACGGGATCCCCGACCGCTTGATGGTGCTGGCCGTCTATGTCTACCACGACGAGAACGGCAACAACTCGATGGACTCGAACGAACGCCAGCTGATGCTCGCCACGCAGGTCGCCAAACTGTTCACCTACGAGAACGCCGTTCATGGCTAA
- a CDS encoding PulJ/GspJ family protein — protein sequence MAKPKSQQSRRGFSLLEMMLATTLSAALVTSTVVVLRSSYAVWTLHQGDAEQAEQASAVLRHLTRACRQADMVVSISASGDPAGSLEVLTKSGDTIGWELDSDTVNYSSQAAGTTSPLAFGIDTLTFEGLLADGSTTADDPSEVQAIRCSVGTTIPSSGATRTIGSTLWMRSW from the coding sequence ATGGCTAAGCCCAAGTCGCAACAGTCGCGGCGGGGTTTCTCGCTGCTCGAGATGATGCTCGCCACCACGTTGAGCGCCGCGCTCGTCACGTCGACGGTCGTGGTGCTGCGTTCGTCCTACGCGGTTTGGACCCTGCACCAGGGCGACGCCGAGCAGGCCGAACAAGCCAGCGCCGTGCTGCGTCACCTGACACGCGCCTGCCGACAGGCGGACATGGTGGTGTCGATCAGCGCGAGCGGCGACCCGGCCGGGTCGCTCGAGGTGCTCACCAAGAGCGGCGACACTATCGGCTGGGAGCTCGACAGCGACACGGTGAACTACTCGTCGCAAGCGGCCGGCACGACGTCGCCGCTCGCTTTCGGCATCGACACACTCACGTTCGAAGGGTTGCTGGCCGACGGGTCGACCACGGCCGACGACCCCTCGGAAGTGCAAGCGATACGCTGCAGCGTGGGAACCACGATCCCGTCGTCGGGCGCCACGCGCACGATCGGCTCGACCCTCTGGATGCGATCATGGTGA
- a CDS encoding PilN domain-containing protein — protein sequence MPNTPPKDRRQSPDRRDDRARRKHSESRVLCIEVCRSTLKAVIVTRQEKSGAFHVETSTKVWRHEATRLGTELGSRELTVALKEFVAEGRLAGCRAAFTLNCDACVTRSTSGAKQVVEQELTSLGERSQLYLSLGPGPKALSVHRTPIDARHEHGLVTVANEQTVSSLATAAEAAGLRLEVVESSIVSVARLLDRMGVATDAPTAMVILDEDRFDLGVCYQGIPLLEVRPTAAATAEEFGPVVSDYHKRLLRYCNRLHGLGSAKLDKLLLIGQRDEVESATRSLDDQSAKFETEGFEIGDLGPDWQVDPESLDSEMTGALGLALRCSEPSAQRNGPNLMEDYLARVKTPLMPIVLRALSPVGAVLAASLALALWNAGLRTEVDQLDSEYLRLRPVQLESMALGKSLRSTESMQENLAQLGDALPRPSLFTVMTRVRQCLPSDVWINHFALSDYERVDLRGDSYTEGGVYDFVSYLGKAPGVSETALKATGAGQSPQGPTTSFDVQFDLTTTKAFASPPEKSRG from the coding sequence ATGCCCAACACACCCCCCAAAGATCGGCGGCAGAGCCCCGACCGGCGCGACGATCGCGCCCGGCGCAAGCACAGCGAGTCGCGCGTGCTCTGCATCGAGGTCTGCCGGTCGACGCTCAAGGCCGTGATCGTCACGCGGCAGGAGAAAAGCGGCGCCTTCCACGTCGAGACCAGCACCAAGGTCTGGCGCCACGAGGCGACGCGACTAGGCACCGAGCTCGGCTCGCGCGAGCTGACCGTGGCGCTCAAGGAGTTCGTCGCCGAGGGCCGGCTGGCGGGCTGCCGGGCGGCGTTCACTCTCAACTGCGACGCCTGTGTCACGCGCTCGACTTCCGGCGCCAAGCAGGTGGTCGAGCAGGAGCTCACCTCGCTCGGCGAGCGGAGCCAGCTTTACTTGTCGCTCGGCCCGGGTCCCAAGGCGTTGTCGGTCCACCGCACGCCGATCGACGCCCGCCACGAGCACGGCCTGGTCACGGTGGCCAACGAGCAAACGGTCTCGTCGTTGGCCACAGCCGCCGAGGCGGCGGGCTTGCGTTTGGAGGTGGTCGAGTCGTCGATCGTGTCGGTCGCCCGCTTGCTCGACCGGATGGGGGTCGCGACCGACGCCCCCACCGCCATGGTGATCCTCGACGAGGACCGCTTCGACCTGGGCGTCTGCTACCAGGGCATCCCGTTGCTCGAGGTCCGGCCCACCGCCGCCGCCACGGCCGAAGAGTTCGGCCCCGTCGTGTCGGACTATCACAAGCGGTTGCTGCGGTACTGCAACCGCCTGCACGGTTTGGGATCGGCCAAGCTCGACAAGCTCTTGCTCATCGGCCAGCGGGACGAAGTCGAGTCGGCCACGCGGAGCCTCGACGACCAATCCGCCAAGTTCGAAACCGAGGGTTTCGAGATCGGCGATCTCGGCCCCGACTGGCAAGTCGATCCCGAGTCGCTCGACTCGGAGATGACCGGCGCTCTGGGGCTCGCGTTGCGTTGCAGCGAGCCCTCCGCCCAGCGGAACGGCCCGAACCTGATGGAAGACTACCTGGCGCGGGTGAAAACGCCGCTCATGCCCATCGTGCTGCGTGCGCTCTCCCCCGTGGGGGCGGTGCTGGCGGCTTCGTTGGCTTTGGCGTTGTGGAATGCGGGCCTCCGCACGGAGGTCGATCAACTCGACAGCGAGTACCTACGCCTCAGGCCGGTGCAGCTCGAGAGCATGGCCCTCGGCAAGTCCCTGCGGTCAACCGAATCGATGCAGGAAAACCTAGCCCAACTGGGCGACGCGCTGCCCCGGCCGTCGCTCTTCACGGTCATGACACGCGTACGGCAATGCCTGCCGAGCGATGTTTGGATCAACCACTTCGCTCTGAGCGACTACGAGCGGGTCGATTTGCGTGGCGACAGCTACACCGAGGGCGGTGTGTACGACTTCGTTTCCTACCTTGGCAAAGCGCCGGGGGTGTCGGAGACGGCCCTCAAAGCGACCGGAGCGGGTCAATCGCCCCAAGGGCCAACAACCAGCTTCGACGTGCAGTTTGATCTGACAACGACCAAAGCCTTCGCATCCCCACCGGAGAAGAGCCGTGGATGA